Proteins from a genomic interval of Rattus norvegicus strain BN/NHsdMcwi chromosome 2, GRCr8, whole genome shotgun sequence:
- the Pde7a gene encoding high affinity 3',5'-cyclic-AMP phosphodiesterase 7A isoform X2: MIMVVLTLCSGDVRVRSRAGFETERRGSHPYIDFRIFHAQSEIEASVSARNIRRLLSFQRYLRSSRFFRGATVCRSLNILDEDYNGQAKCMLEKVGNWNFDIFLFDRLTNGNSLVSLTFHLFSLHGLIEYFHLDMVKLRRFLVMIQEDYHSQNPYHNAVHAADVTQAMHCYLKEPKLANSVTPWDILLSLIAAATHDLDHPGVNQPFLIKTNHYLATLYKNTSVLENHHWRSAVGLLRESGLFSHLPLESRHEMEAQIGALILATDISRQNEYLSLFRSHLDKGDLHLDDGRHRHLVLQMALKCADICNPCRNWELSKQWSEKVTEEFFHQGDIEKKYHLGVSPLCDRQTESIANIQIGFMTYLVEPLFTEWARFSDTRLSQTMLGHVGLNKASWKGLQRQQPSSEDASAAFELNSQLLTQENRLS; this comes from the exons CTCAATCTGAAATTGAAGCATCCGTCTCCGCCAGAAACATCAGAAGGCTGCTCAGTTTCCAGCGGTATCTCAGATCCTCACGATTTTTTCGGGGTGCCACAGTTTGTagatctttaaatattttagatgAGGATTACAATGGACAAGCCAAG TGTATGCTGGAAAAAGTTGgaaattggaattttgatatcTTTCTGTTTGATAGACTAACAAATG gAAATAGTCTAGTAAGCTTAACCTTTCATTTATTTAGTCTTCATGGATTGATTGAGTACTTCCATTTAGATATGGTGAAACTCCGTCGATTTTTAG ttaTGATTCAAGAAGATTACCACAGTCAAAATCCTTACCACAATGCAGTCCATGCTGCAGATGTTACCCAGGCCATGCACTGTTACTTAAAGGAACCTAAG CTTGCCAATTCTGTAACTCCTTGGGATATCTTGCTGAGCTTAATTGCAGCTGCCACTCATGATCTGGATCACCCAGGTGTTAATCAGCCATTTCTCATTAAAACCAACCATTACTTGGCAACTTTATACAAG AATACCTCAGTCCTGGAGAATCACCACTGGAGATCTGCCGTGGGCTTGTTGAGAGAATCTGGTCTGTTCTCACACTTGCCATTGGAAAGCAG GCATGAGATGGAGGCTCAGATAGGTGCTTTGATACTAGCCACGGACATCAGTCGCCAGAATGAGTACCTGTCATTGTTTAGATCTCACTTGGATAAAGGTGACTTACACCTTGACGATGGCAGACATAGGCATTTGGTTCTACAG ATGGCCTTGAAATGTGCTGATATTTGTAACCCATGTCGGAACTGGGAATTAAGCAAGCAGTGGAGTGAAAAAGTAACGGAGGAATTCTTCCACCAAG gcGATATAGAAAAAAAGTACCATTTGGGTGTGAGTCCACTTTGTGATCGTCAGACTGAGTCTATTGCCAACATCCAGATTG GTTTTATGACTTACCTAGTGGAGCCTTTATTTACAGAGTGGGCCAGGTTTTCAGACACGAGGCTGTCACAGACGATGCTCGGACACGTGGGGCTGAATAAAGCCAGCTGGAAGGGACTACAAAGACAACAGCCTAGCAGCGAGGATGCCAGTGCTGCATTTGAGTTGAACTCACAGCTATTAACTCAGGAAAATCGGTTATCATAA
- the Pde7a gene encoding high affinity 3',5'-cyclic-AMP phosphodiesterase 7A isoform X3 produces MLEKVGNWNFDIFLFDRLTNGNSLVSLTFHLFSLHGLIEYFHLDMVKLRRFLVMIQEDYHSQNPYHNAVHAADVTQAMHCYLKEPKLANSVTPWDILLSLIAAATHDLDHPGVNQPFLIKTNHYLATLYKNTSVLENHHWRSAVGLLRESGLFSHLPLESRHEMEAQIGALILATDISRQNEYLSLFRSHLDKGDLHLDDGRHRHLVLQMALKCADICNPCRNWELSKQWSEKVTEEFFHQGDIEKKYHLGVSPLCDRQTESIANIQIGFMTYLVEPLFTEWARFSDTRLSQTMLGHVGLNKASWKGLQRQQPSSEDASAAFELNSQLLTQENRLS; encoded by the exons ATGCTGGAAAAAGTTGgaaattggaattttgatatcTTTCTGTTTGATAGACTAACAAATG gAAATAGTCTAGTAAGCTTAACCTTTCATTTATTTAGTCTTCATGGATTGATTGAGTACTTCCATTTAGATATGGTGAAACTCCGTCGATTTTTAG ttaTGATTCAAGAAGATTACCACAGTCAAAATCCTTACCACAATGCAGTCCATGCTGCAGATGTTACCCAGGCCATGCACTGTTACTTAAAGGAACCTAAG CTTGCCAATTCTGTAACTCCTTGGGATATCTTGCTGAGCTTAATTGCAGCTGCCACTCATGATCTGGATCACCCAGGTGTTAATCAGCCATTTCTCATTAAAACCAACCATTACTTGGCAACTTTATACAAG AATACCTCAGTCCTGGAGAATCACCACTGGAGATCTGCCGTGGGCTTGTTGAGAGAATCTGGTCTGTTCTCACACTTGCCATTGGAAAGCAG GCATGAGATGGAGGCTCAGATAGGTGCTTTGATACTAGCCACGGACATCAGTCGCCAGAATGAGTACCTGTCATTGTTTAGATCTCACTTGGATAAAGGTGACTTACACCTTGACGATGGCAGACATAGGCATTTGGTTCTACAG ATGGCCTTGAAATGTGCTGATATTTGTAACCCATGTCGGAACTGGGAATTAAGCAAGCAGTGGAGTGAAAAAGTAACGGAGGAATTCTTCCACCAAG gcGATATAGAAAAAAAGTACCATTTGGGTGTGAGTCCACTTTGTGATCGTCAGACTGAGTCTATTGCCAACATCCAGATTG GTTTTATGACTTACCTAGTGGAGCCTTTATTTACAGAGTGGGCCAGGTTTTCAGACACGAGGCTGTCACAGACGATGCTCGGACACGTGGGGCTGAATAAAGCCAGCTGGAAGGGACTACAAAGACAACAGCCTAGCAGCGAGGATGCCAGTGCTGCATTTGAGTTGAACTCACAGCTATTAACTCAGGAAAATCGGTTATCATAA
- the Pde7a gene encoding high affinity 3',5'-cyclic-AMP phosphodiesterase 7A isoform X5, with the protein MVKLRRFLVMIQEDYHSQNPYHNAVHAADVTQAMHCYLKEPKLANSVTPWDILLSLIAAATHDLDHPGVNQPFLIKTNHYLATLYKNTSVLENHHWRSAVGLLRESGLFSHLPLESRHEMEAQIGALILATDISRQNEYLSLFRSHLDKGDLHLDDGRHRHLVLQMALKCADICNPCRNWELSKQWSEKVTEEFFHQGDIEKKYHLGVSPLCDRQTESIANIQIGFMTYLVEPLFTEWARFSDTRLSQTMLGHVGLNKASWKGLQRQQPSSEDASAAFELNSQLLTQENRLS; encoded by the exons ATGGTGAAACTCCGTCGATTTTTAG ttaTGATTCAAGAAGATTACCACAGTCAAAATCCTTACCACAATGCAGTCCATGCTGCAGATGTTACCCAGGCCATGCACTGTTACTTAAAGGAACCTAAG CTTGCCAATTCTGTAACTCCTTGGGATATCTTGCTGAGCTTAATTGCAGCTGCCACTCATGATCTGGATCACCCAGGTGTTAATCAGCCATTTCTCATTAAAACCAACCATTACTTGGCAACTTTATACAAG AATACCTCAGTCCTGGAGAATCACCACTGGAGATCTGCCGTGGGCTTGTTGAGAGAATCTGGTCTGTTCTCACACTTGCCATTGGAAAGCAG GCATGAGATGGAGGCTCAGATAGGTGCTTTGATACTAGCCACGGACATCAGTCGCCAGAATGAGTACCTGTCATTGTTTAGATCTCACTTGGATAAAGGTGACTTACACCTTGACGATGGCAGACATAGGCATTTGGTTCTACAG ATGGCCTTGAAATGTGCTGATATTTGTAACCCATGTCGGAACTGGGAATTAAGCAAGCAGTGGAGTGAAAAAGTAACGGAGGAATTCTTCCACCAAG gcGATATAGAAAAAAAGTACCATTTGGGTGTGAGTCCACTTTGTGATCGTCAGACTGAGTCTATTGCCAACATCCAGATTG GTTTTATGACTTACCTAGTGGAGCCTTTATTTACAGAGTGGGCCAGGTTTTCAGACACGAGGCTGTCACAGACGATGCTCGGACACGTGGGGCTGAATAAAGCCAGCTGGAAGGGACTACAAAGACAACAGCCTAGCAGCGAGGATGCCAGTGCTGCATTTGAGTTGAACTCACAGCTATTAACTCAGGAAAATCGGTTATCATAA